The following coding sequences are from one Bufo bufo chromosome 2, aBufBuf1.1, whole genome shotgun sequence window:
- the LOC120988565 gene encoding voltage-gated hydrogen channel 1-like: MSKYLKHFTSVGDKQNQRQWNVDEEKQPEEEPQKTPHPFTSSYSFRDALKWLFGSHKFQIVIVCLVILDALFVLIEVLLDLELLHDKVDHIVPEIFHYLSVSVLSFFLLEIVGKLYAFRLEFFHHKFEVFDAVIVIISFIIDVVYITREDIFNAVGLLILLRLWRVARIVNGVILSVKSRAEEKIHKLKEKQETLLARVSQLEQQCTQQEQEISRLQTLLQQNNIFPEPYNPATA, from the exons ATGTCCAAGTACCTGAAGCATTTTACCTCTGTGGGTGACAAACAAAATCAAAGGCAGTGGAACGTGGATGAGGAGAAGCAGCCAGAAGAAGAGCCTCAGAAGACGCCCCATCCATTTACCTCTTCATACTCCTTCAGAGATGCTCTAAAGTGGCTTTTTGGTAGCCACAAGTTTCAG ATTGTCATTGTGTGCCTGGTTATTCTGGATGCTTTATTTGTTCTTATCGAGGTACTTTTGGACTTGGAATTATTACATGACAAAGTTGACCACATTGTACCAGAG ATATTCCATTATTTGAGCGTTTCTGTATTGTCCTTCTTTTTGCTGGAAATTGTTGGTAAACTATATGCCTTTCGACTGGAGTTTTTCCACCACAAGTTTGAGGTGTTTGATGCAGTTATTGTTATAATATCATTTATCATCGACGTGGTCTATATAACCCGGGAAGATATCTTCAACGCAGTCGGGCTGTTAATCTTACTCAGACTTTGGAGAGTGGCCAGAATTGTCAATG GTGTCATTTTGTCTGTGAAGAGCAGAGCAGAAGAAAAGATCCACAAGTTAAAGGAGAAACAGGAGACCCTATTAGCCAGAGTCTCACAGCTAGAGCAGCAGTGCACCCAGCAG GAACAAGAGATTTCAAGACTCCAGACTTTATTACAGCAAAACAACATATTCCCCGAGCCTTACAACCCAGCCACTGCTTGA